A genomic region of Glycine max cultivar Williams 82 chromosome 15, Glycine_max_v4.0, whole genome shotgun sequence contains the following coding sequences:
- the LOC100815469 gene encoding probable protein phosphatase 2C 62 isoform X2 — MALLFSRSFHCLWLPCCNVPPKSSERLRIYAPIPLPKPWVSFTHHTRLLPNATSSPNSDPEDFDILSSTEHSDGSFVFRFASANEIREQLDELNKKKKSDALNKKKKKLAREGVLEEGKAGVRALVSESVKKLNTEVDRTLGGEIESSSTVVVDVADQNPQLLLNEKEGDVLDSDSGPPVTNDLQKIDRHLKLDSVEDGDGQRGISSEDVGTESNGVPSASEADSELDSHREAVVSTVATEADVVSDLKSDAFAEVEEEEEAGKSYGVDRTTNNLAAAVDAELSELVPESTFLDSEQVGDSASNNQTDAVNAESSELVPESTCLESEQVSYSATNNQTDAVDAELSELVPESTSLESEQAGYSETNNLTDGVDANLSDLMPVSTSLESEQVGYGATNNLIAAVDANISELLPESTSAESEQVGYSETNNMTSGVDADLSELTPVSSSLESELVANDEETAHLIVDDFINASKMGKSELSLDEVPSSNLENNIDVDNTERSDYESTSQLTVPQILSAEVASHGEKTSKTELFLISGAACLPHPSKALTGREDAYFISHQNWLAVADGVGQWSLEGSNAGLYIRELIEKCENIVSNYENNSTIEPAEVITRGAAETQSPGSCSILVTNFDGQVLHAANVGNTGFIIIRDGSIFKKSTPMFHEFNFPLQIVKGDDPSELIEGYTMDLHDGDVIVTATNGLFDNLYEQEIASIISKSLEASLTPQEIAEFLATRAQEVGRSTSMRSPFADAAQAVGYVGFIGGKLDDVTVIVSLVQPR; from the exons ATGGCTCTTCTCTTCTCCAGAAGCTTCCATTGTCTCTGGTTACCATGCTGCAATGTTCCACCAAAATCTTCTGAAAGGCTTCGAATTTATGCTCCTATTCCACTTCCCAAACCTTGGGTCAGCTTCACACACCATACCCGCCTGCTTCCCAATGCCACTTCTTCCCCAAACTCTGATCCTGAAGATTTTGATATTCTCTCTTCAACTG AACATTCCGATGGTAGTTTTGTGTTCCGGTTCGCCAGTGCTAATGAGATTAGAGAACAATTAGATGAattgaacaaaaagaaaaaatcagatgcattgaacaaaaagaaaaagaaactcgCTCGTGAGGGTGTTTTGGAAGAAGGCAAAGCTGGTGTTCGAGCTTTGGTGAGTGAAAGTGTTAAAAAATTGAACACTGAGGTTGATCGTACTTTAGGGGGTGAAATTGAGTCTTCTTCAACTGTAGTAGTTGATGTTGCTGATCAAAACCCTCAGCTTCTCTTGAATGAAAAGGAGGGTGATGTTCTTGATAGTGATTCTGGGCCACCAGTGACCAATGATTTGCAAAAGATCGATAGACATTTGAAGTTGGATTCAGTGGAGGATGGCGATGGTCAACGTGGAATTTCAAGTGAAGATGTTGGTACTGAGAGTAATGGTGTCCCGAGTGCGTCTGAGGCGGATTCAGAACTTGATAGTCACCGAGAAGCTGTAGTTTCAACTGTTGCTACTGAGGCTGATGTGGTTTCTGATCTGAAGAGTGACGCTTTTGCAGAagttgaagaggaagaagaag CTGGCAAGAGTTATGGTGTAGATAGAACGACAAACAACCTGGCTGCTGCTGTTGATGCTGAGTTAAGTGAATTGGTGCCGGAATCCACTTTTTTAGATTCTGAACAAGTTGGTGACAGTGCATCAAACAACCAGACTGATGCTGTGAATGCTGAATCAAGTGAATTGGTTCCAGAATCCACTTGTTTAGAGTCTGAACAAGTTAGTTATAGTGCAACAAACAACCAGACTGATGCTGTGGATGCAGAATTAAGTGAATTGGTGCCAGAATCCACTTCTTTAGAGTCTGAACAAGCTGGTTATAGTGAAACAAACAACCTGACTGATGGTGTTGATGCCAACTTAAGTGATTTGATGCCAGTATCCACTTCTTTAGAGTCTGAACAAGTTGGTTATGGTGCAACAAACAACCTGATTGCTGCTGTGGATGCCAACATAAGTGAATTGTTGCCAGAATCCACTTCTGCAGAGTCTGAACAAGTTGGTTATAGTGAAACAAACAACATGACTAGTGGTGTTGATGCTGACTTAAGTGAATTGACGCCAGTATCCTCTTCTTTAGAGTCTGAACTAGTAGCTAATGATGAAGAAACAGCTCACCTCATTGTGGATGACTTCATCAATGCAAGTAAAATGGGAAAGTCAGAATTG TCACTTGACGAGGTTCCATCCTCAAATTTGGAAAACAACATAGATGTTGACAACACCGAAAGAAGTGATTATGAAAGCACATCACAGCTTACTGTGCCACAGATACTTTCAGCTGAGGTGGCTAGTCATGG GGAAAAAACTTCAAAAACGGAGCTTTTCCTAATTTCTGGTGCTGCATGCTTGCCTCATCCCTCTAAG GCATTGACAGGTCGAGAGGATGCTTATTTCATTTCTCACCAAAACTGGCTAGCTGTGGCTGATGGAGTTGGTCAGTGGTCACTTGAAG GGAGCAATGCTGGACTGTATATCAGGGAACTCATtgaaaaatgtgaaaatattGTGTCAAATTATGAAAACAATTCAACGATAGAACCTGCAGAAGTTATCACCAGAGGTGCTGCTGAAACACAATCTCCAGGATCATGTTCTATTTTGGTTACTAATTTTGATGGACAG GTCCTTCATGCAGCCAATGTGGGGAACACTGGATTTATCATTATAAGAGATGGTTCCATCTTTAAAAAATCAACTCCAATGTTTCATGAATTCAACTTTCCATTACAGATAGTTAAAGGAGATGATCCCTCAGAACTCATTGAG GGATACACAATGGATCTACATGATGGTGATGTGATAGTAACTGCCACAAATGGCCTCTTCGACAATCTCTATGAGCAAGAAATAGcatcaattatatcaaaatcattagAAGCTAGCTTGACACCTCAG GAAATAGCAGAATTCCTGGCGACAAGGGCACAAGAGGTTGGAAGATCAACATCCATGAGAAGTCCTTTTGCTGATGCAGCCCAAGCTGTTGGCTATGTGGGATTCATTGGTGGCAAGCTTGATGATGTAACTGTTATAGTGTCATTAGTTCAACCTAGATAA
- the LOC100527463 gene encoding light harvesting complex photosystem II subunit, which translates to MAAATSGAVLNGLGSSFLSGGNRSQTLLATAIGGKVGAAVTVNPRRLIVVAAAAPKKSWLPGVRGGGNLVDPEWLDGSLPGDYGFDPLGLGKDPAFLKWYREAELIHGRWAMAAVLGIFVGQAWSGVPWFEAGADPNAIAPFSFGTLLGTQLILMGWVESKRWVDFFNPDSQSVEWATPWSRTAENFANATGEQGYPGGKFFDPLSFAGTIKDGVYIPDTEKLERLKLAEIKHARIAMLAMLIFYFEAGQGKTPLGALGL; encoded by the exons ATGGCAGCTGCAACATCTGGTGCTGTGTTAAATGGGTTGGGATCTTCCTTCTTGAGTGGAGGAAACAGGAGCCAAACCCTTCTGGCCACTGCTATTGGAGGCAAAGTTGGTGCTGCTGTTACTGTTAATCCCAGAAGACTCATTGTGGTAGCTGCTGCTGCACCAAAGAAGTCATGGCTCCCTGGTGTTAGAGGTGGTGGCAATCTCGTCGACCCAGAATGGCTTGATGGATC GCTACCAGGTGACTATGGTTTTGATCCACTAGGCCTTGGGAAGGACCCAGCATTCCTCAAATGGTACAGAGAAGCTGAGCTCATTCATGGGAGGTGGGCAATGGCTGCAGTTCTAGGAATCTTTGTGGGGCAGGCATGGAGTGGAGTGCCATGGTTTGAGGCTGGAGCTGACCCAAATGCAATTGCTCCTTTCTCCTTTGGTACTCTTCTGGGAACCCAGTTGATCCTCATGGGGTGGGTTGAGAGCAAGAGATGGGTGGATTTCTTCAACCCAGACTCACAGTCAGTGGAATGGGCCACTCCATGGTCAAGAACAGCTGAGAACTTTGCCAATGCCACTGGTGAGCAAGGCTACCCAGGAGGCAAATTCTTTGACCCTTTGAGCTTTGCTGGCACTATCAAGGATGGAGTTTACATTCCGGATACAGAGAAGCTGGAAAGATTGAAATTGGCTGAGATTAAGCATGCCAGGATTGCTATGTTGGCCATGCTGATTTTCTACTTTGAGGCTGGACAAGGGAAGACCCCCCTTGGTGCTCTTGGCTTGTAA
- the LOC100815469 gene encoding probable protein phosphatase 2C 62 isoform X1, translating into MALLFSRSFHCLWLPCCNVPPKSSERLRIYAPIPLPKPWVSFTHHTRLLPNATSSPNSDPEDFDILSSTEHSDGSFVFRFASANEIREQLDELNKKKKSDALNKKKKKLAREGVLEEGKAGVRALVSESVKKLNTEVDRTLGGEIESSSTVVVDVADQNPQLLLNEKEGDVLDSDSGPPVTNDLQKIDRHLKLDSVEDGDGQRGISSEDVGTESNGVPSASEADSELDSHREAVVSTVATEADVVSDLKSDAFAEVEEEEEAGKSYGVDRTTNNLAAAVDAELSELVPESTFLDSEQVGDSASNNQTDAVNAESSELVPESTCLESEQVSYSATNNQTDAVDAELSELVPESTSLESEQAGYSETNNLTDGVDANLSDLMPVSTSLESEQVGYGATNNLIAAVDANISELLPESTSAESEQVGYSETNNMTSGVDADLSELTPVSSSLESELVANDEETAHLIVDDFINASKMGKSELSLDEVPSSNLENNIDVDNTERSDYESTSQLTVPQILSAEVASHGEKTSKTELFLISGAACLPHPSKALTGREDAYFISHQNWLAVADGVGQWSLEENCTGSNAGLYIRELIEKCENIVSNYENNSTIEPAEVITRGAAETQSPGSCSILVTNFDGQVLHAANVGNTGFIIIRDGSIFKKSTPMFHEFNFPLQIVKGDDPSELIEGYTMDLHDGDVIVTATNGLFDNLYEQEIASIISKSLEASLTPQEIAEFLATRAQEVGRSTSMRSPFADAAQAVGYVGFIGGKLDDVTVIVSLVQPR; encoded by the exons ATGGCTCTTCTCTTCTCCAGAAGCTTCCATTGTCTCTGGTTACCATGCTGCAATGTTCCACCAAAATCTTCTGAAAGGCTTCGAATTTATGCTCCTATTCCACTTCCCAAACCTTGGGTCAGCTTCACACACCATACCCGCCTGCTTCCCAATGCCACTTCTTCCCCAAACTCTGATCCTGAAGATTTTGATATTCTCTCTTCAACTG AACATTCCGATGGTAGTTTTGTGTTCCGGTTCGCCAGTGCTAATGAGATTAGAGAACAATTAGATGAattgaacaaaaagaaaaaatcagatgcattgaacaaaaagaaaaagaaactcgCTCGTGAGGGTGTTTTGGAAGAAGGCAAAGCTGGTGTTCGAGCTTTGGTGAGTGAAAGTGTTAAAAAATTGAACACTGAGGTTGATCGTACTTTAGGGGGTGAAATTGAGTCTTCTTCAACTGTAGTAGTTGATGTTGCTGATCAAAACCCTCAGCTTCTCTTGAATGAAAAGGAGGGTGATGTTCTTGATAGTGATTCTGGGCCACCAGTGACCAATGATTTGCAAAAGATCGATAGACATTTGAAGTTGGATTCAGTGGAGGATGGCGATGGTCAACGTGGAATTTCAAGTGAAGATGTTGGTACTGAGAGTAATGGTGTCCCGAGTGCGTCTGAGGCGGATTCAGAACTTGATAGTCACCGAGAAGCTGTAGTTTCAACTGTTGCTACTGAGGCTGATGTGGTTTCTGATCTGAAGAGTGACGCTTTTGCAGAagttgaagaggaagaagaag CTGGCAAGAGTTATGGTGTAGATAGAACGACAAACAACCTGGCTGCTGCTGTTGATGCTGAGTTAAGTGAATTGGTGCCGGAATCCACTTTTTTAGATTCTGAACAAGTTGGTGACAGTGCATCAAACAACCAGACTGATGCTGTGAATGCTGAATCAAGTGAATTGGTTCCAGAATCCACTTGTTTAGAGTCTGAACAAGTTAGTTATAGTGCAACAAACAACCAGACTGATGCTGTGGATGCAGAATTAAGTGAATTGGTGCCAGAATCCACTTCTTTAGAGTCTGAACAAGCTGGTTATAGTGAAACAAACAACCTGACTGATGGTGTTGATGCCAACTTAAGTGATTTGATGCCAGTATCCACTTCTTTAGAGTCTGAACAAGTTGGTTATGGTGCAACAAACAACCTGATTGCTGCTGTGGATGCCAACATAAGTGAATTGTTGCCAGAATCCACTTCTGCAGAGTCTGAACAAGTTGGTTATAGTGAAACAAACAACATGACTAGTGGTGTTGATGCTGACTTAAGTGAATTGACGCCAGTATCCTCTTCTTTAGAGTCTGAACTAGTAGCTAATGATGAAGAAACAGCTCACCTCATTGTGGATGACTTCATCAATGCAAGTAAAATGGGAAAGTCAGAATTG TCACTTGACGAGGTTCCATCCTCAAATTTGGAAAACAACATAGATGTTGACAACACCGAAAGAAGTGATTATGAAAGCACATCACAGCTTACTGTGCCACAGATACTTTCAGCTGAGGTGGCTAGTCATGG GGAAAAAACTTCAAAAACGGAGCTTTTCCTAATTTCTGGTGCTGCATGCTTGCCTCATCCCTCTAAG GCATTGACAGGTCGAGAGGATGCTTATTTCATTTCTCACCAAAACTGGCTAGCTGTGGCTGATGGAGTTGGTCAGTGGTCACTTGAAG AAAATTGCACAGGGAGCAATGCTGGACTGTATATCAGGGAACTCATtgaaaaatgtgaaaatattGTGTCAAATTATGAAAACAATTCAACGATAGAACCTGCAGAAGTTATCACCAGAGGTGCTGCTGAAACACAATCTCCAGGATCATGTTCTATTTTGGTTACTAATTTTGATGGACAG GTCCTTCATGCAGCCAATGTGGGGAACACTGGATTTATCATTATAAGAGATGGTTCCATCTTTAAAAAATCAACTCCAATGTTTCATGAATTCAACTTTCCATTACAGATAGTTAAAGGAGATGATCCCTCAGAACTCATTGAG GGATACACAATGGATCTACATGATGGTGATGTGATAGTAACTGCCACAAATGGCCTCTTCGACAATCTCTATGAGCAAGAAATAGcatcaattatatcaaaatcattagAAGCTAGCTTGACACCTCAG GAAATAGCAGAATTCCTGGCGACAAGGGCACAAGAGGTTGGAAGATCAACATCCATGAGAAGTCCTTTTGCTGATGCAGCCCAAGCTGTTGGCTATGTGGGATTCATTGGTGGCAAGCTTGATGATGTAACTGTTATAGTGTCATTAGTTCAACCTAGATAA
- the LOC100817945 gene encoding 3-hydroxyacyl-[acyl-carrier-protein] dehydratase FabZ, whose protein sequence is MAASAFSNTLVSPISLSSKAKAKAISLQPKFPLVKFPNPRSHPLSRKTTSLTTFCSSDAANAPQHDTPIELRYPAFPTVMDINQIRDILPHRFPFLLVDRVIEYNPGVSAVAIKNVTINDNFFPGHFPERPIMPGVLMVEAMAQVGGLVMLQPEVGGSRENFFFAGIDKVRFRKPVIAGDTLVMRMTLTKLQKRFGIAKMEGKAYVGGEVVCEGEFLMAMGSE, encoded by the exons ATGGCAGCCTCAGCTTTCTCCAACACATTGGTTTCTCCCATTTCTCTTTCATCCAAAGCCAAAGCCAAAGCCATTTCATTGCAACCCAAATTTCCACTTGTCAAATTCCCCAACCCCAGATCCCATCCCTTGTCGAGGAAAACGACGTCGCTCACCACGTTTTGTTCCTCCGATGCTGCCAATGCTCCTCAACATGACACCCCAATTGAATTAA GGTATCCCGCATTCCCAACCGTCATGGACATCAACCAGATTCGTGACATTTTGCCCCACAG gtttccttttcttctggTGGATAGAGTGATTGAATACAATCCTGGAGTTTCTGCAGTGGCCATAAAGAATGTGACAATAAATGACAACTTCTTTCCTGGACATTTTCCAGAAAGGCCAATCATGCCTGGTGTTCTAATGGTCGAG GCAATGGCACAAGTTGGTGGTTTGGTCATGTTGCAACCTGAAGTGGGAGGTTCTCGTGAAAACTTCTTCTTTGCTGGAATAGACAAAGTGCGGTTTCGTAAGCCTGTGATAGCTGGGGACACCTTAGTTATGAGAATGACACTTACTAAGCTGCAAAAGCGATTTGGAATAGCAAAGATGGAAGGGAAGGCATATGTTGGAGGTGAAGTTGTGTGTGAGGGTGAATTTTTGATGGCAATGGGGAGTGAATAA